In Pseudomonas poae, a single genomic region encodes these proteins:
- the moaD gene encoding molybdopterin converting factor subunit 1, with the protein MSINVLFFARYSEAVGWDSLEVEGDFATVDDLRKTLAADPGFEVLHETSLMCARNQELCNLDEPLQAGDEVAFFPPVTGG; encoded by the coding sequence ATGAGCATCAACGTATTGTTTTTTGCGCGTTACAGCGAGGCGGTGGGCTGGGACTCTCTGGAGGTCGAAGGCGACTTCGCCACGGTCGACGACCTGCGCAAGACCTTGGCAGCCGACCCGGGGTTTGAAGTGCTCCACGAAACCAGCCTGATGTGCGCGCGCAACCAGGAGCTGTGCAACCTCGATGAACCGCTGCAAGCCGGTGATGAAGTCGCGTTCTTCCCACCCGTGACCGGGGGCTGA
- the moaC gene encoding cyclic pyranopterin monophosphate synthase MoaC produces MLTHLDSQGRAHIVDVTDKAVTFREAVAEARVRMLPDTLKMIVDGAHPKGDVFAVARIAGIQAAKKTSDLIPLCHPLMLTGVKVELSADGADAVHILARCKLSGQTGVEMEALTAASVAALTIYDMCKAVDRGMTIESIRLLEKLGGKSGHFKAEQA; encoded by the coding sequence GTGCTGACTCATCTCGATTCCCAAGGTCGCGCCCACATTGTCGACGTCACCGACAAAGCCGTGACGTTCCGTGAAGCCGTGGCCGAAGCGCGCGTGCGCATGCTGCCCGATACCCTGAAAATGATTGTCGACGGCGCCCACCCCAAGGGCGACGTGTTTGCCGTGGCCCGCATTGCCGGGATCCAGGCTGCCAAGAAAACCAGTGACCTTATCCCTCTGTGCCACCCGTTGATGCTCACCGGCGTCAAGGTCGAGCTCAGCGCAGACGGTGCGGACGCCGTGCACATCCTGGCGCGCTGCAAGCTCTCCGGGCAGACCGGCGTGGAGATGGAAGCCCTCACCGCCGCCAGCGTCGCGGCCCTGACGATCTACGACATGTGCAAGGCGGTGGATCGCGGCATGACCATCGAAAGTATTCGCCTGCTGGAAAAGCTTGGCGGTAAAAGCGGGCATTTCAAGGCGGAGCAGGCATGA